One Cupriavidus taiwanensis DNA window includes the following coding sequences:
- a CDS encoding sigma-54 dependent transcriptional regulator codes for MDRLCKASRTAQLVVVSRHEDFGFDPSVIGTEWEIRRVAQVRDAERAVRACPPTAGVIDLQSDYSEAEFAQLEQALQYLHVTWVAITSDAMLVNERVRRMIRDYCVDYVRLPFSMPELLYTLRHARGMASLHGTRPQESASRGTMIGECAAMRAMFRSLAKVAHNEAPVFISGESGTGKELAAQAIHDASSRRKGPFIAINCGAIPSHLVQSELFGYEKGAFTGANQRKIGWIEQAQGGTLFLDEIGDLPLESQVALLRFLQQGMITRLGGHQSIPLNLRIISATHVDLVAAQADGRFRSDLFHRLCVLTLTIPALRERGEDILLLANAVLAEHGHEAHRRIRGFSACATQAMMQYAWPGNVRELINRVRRAIVMTDNRKITAEDLQLHGGSELPRKTLDAIREEAEREAIRTVMASHGFHVVPAARELNVSRVTLYRLMHKHNIRVESHASAGE; via the coding sequence ATGGACCGACTGTGCAAGGCGTCACGCACTGCACAGCTCGTGGTCGTGTCGCGTCATGAAGATTTTGGTTTTGATCCGTCCGTGATCGGCACGGAATGGGAGATCCGCCGCGTGGCGCAGGTCCGCGACGCCGAGCGCGCGGTGCGTGCCTGCCCGCCCACGGCGGGCGTGATCGACCTGCAGTCCGACTACAGCGAAGCCGAGTTCGCGCAGCTGGAGCAGGCGCTGCAGTACCTGCATGTCACGTGGGTGGCGATCACCTCCGATGCAATGCTCGTCAACGAGCGCGTCCGGCGGATGATCCGCGACTACTGCGTGGACTACGTGCGCCTGCCGTTCTCGATGCCGGAACTGCTGTACACGCTGCGGCATGCGCGCGGCATGGCGTCGCTGCACGGCACGCGACCGCAGGAAAGCGCGTCGCGCGGCACCATGATCGGCGAATGCGCCGCGATGCGCGCGATGTTCCGCTCGCTCGCCAAGGTGGCGCACAACGAGGCGCCGGTGTTTATCTCGGGCGAGTCCGGCACCGGCAAGGAACTGGCCGCGCAGGCGATCCACGATGCCTCGAGCCGGCGCAAGGGCCCGTTCATTGCCATCAACTGCGGCGCCATTCCCTCGCATCTGGTGCAGTCAGAGCTGTTCGGCTATGAAAAGGGTGCATTTACCGGGGCCAACCAGCGCAAGATCGGCTGGATCGAACAGGCGCAGGGCGGCACGCTGTTCCTCGACGAAATCGGCGACCTGCCGCTCGAAAGCCAGGTGGCACTGCTGCGCTTCCTGCAGCAGGGCATGATCACGCGGCTGGGCGGGCATCAGTCGATCCCGCTGAACCTGCGCATCATCTCGGCCACGCACGTGGACCTGGTGGCGGCGCAGGCCGACGGGCGCTTCCGCTCGGACCTGTTCCACCGGCTGTGCGTGCTGACGCTGACCATCCCGGCGCTGCGCGAGCGCGGCGAGGACATCCTGCTGCTGGCCAATGCGGTGCTGGCCGAGCACGGCCACGAGGCGCACCGCCGCATCCGCGGGTTCTCCGCGTGCGCGACGCAGGCGATGATGCAATACGCCTGGCCGGGCAACGTGCGCGAACTGATCAACCGCGTGCGCCGCGCCATCGTGATGACCGACAACCGCAAGATCACCGCCGAAGACCTGCAGCTGCACGGCGGCTCGGAACTGCCGCGCAAGACCCTCGATGCGATCCGCGAAGAGGCCGAGCGCGAAGCGATCCGCACCGTGATGGCGAGCCACGGCTTTCACGTGGTGCCGGCCGCGCGCGAGCTCAATGTCTCGCGCGTGACCCTGTACCGGCTCATGCACAAGCACAACATCCGTGTGGAGAGCCACGCCTCGGCAGGGGAATAA
- a CDS encoding NCS2 family permease gives MSMPDPASKPGTSNPAAPQAAPSLLERVFRLREHHTDVRTEILAGITTFLTMAYIIFVNPSILGDAGMPKDAVFVATCVAAAIGTLIMGFYANYPIAMAPGMGLNAYFAYTVVKGMGFPWEAALGAVFISGCLFLLVTLFRVREMIVNGIPHSIRVAITAGIGLFLAIVALKNAGIVAASPATLVTIGDLHQPSAVLAIIGFFVIVALDHLRVKGAILIGILLTTLLSFAFAGNTFHGVFSAPPSLDPTLFKLDITAALSIGIINVVLVFFLVELFDATGTLMGVANRAGLLKAGKMDRLNKALMADSTAIMAGSFLGTSSTTAYIESASGVQAGGRTGLTAVTVAVLFLAALFIAPLAGTVPAYATAPALLYVSCLMLRELLEIDWNDVTEVVPAVMTALGMPFTYSVANGVAFGFISYAALKLLTGRARSVPVMVWIIAAVFVFKFYYLPGH, from the coding sequence ATGTCGATGCCGGATCCCGCTTCCAAGCCGGGTACATCCAACCCCGCAGCGCCCCAGGCCGCGCCGTCGCTGCTCGAGCGCGTATTCAGGCTGCGCGAGCACCACACCGATGTCCGTACCGAGATCCTGGCCGGCATCACCACGTTCCTGACGATGGCGTACATCATCTTCGTCAACCCCTCGATCCTCGGCGATGCCGGCATGCCCAAGGACGCGGTGTTCGTCGCCACCTGCGTGGCCGCGGCGATCGGCACGCTGATCATGGGCTTCTACGCCAACTATCCGATTGCGATGGCGCCCGGCATGGGGCTGAACGCGTATTTCGCCTACACCGTGGTCAAGGGCATGGGCTTCCCGTGGGAAGCGGCGCTCGGCGCCGTCTTCATCTCCGGCTGCCTGTTCCTGCTGGTGACGCTGTTCCGCGTGCGCGAGATGATCGTCAATGGCATCCCGCATTCGATCCGCGTGGCCATCACCGCGGGCATCGGCCTGTTCCTGGCCATCGTCGCGCTGAAGAACGCCGGCATCGTTGCCGCGAGCCCGGCCACGCTGGTGACCATCGGTGACCTGCACCAGCCTTCGGCGGTGCTGGCGATCATCGGCTTCTTCGTGATCGTGGCGCTGGACCACCTGCGCGTGAAGGGTGCGATCCTGATCGGCATCCTGCTGACCACGCTGCTGAGCTTCGCCTTTGCCGGCAACACCTTCCACGGTGTCTTTTCCGCGCCGCCCTCGCTCGACCCGACGCTGTTCAAGCTCGATATCACCGCGGCCCTGTCGATCGGCATCATCAACGTGGTGCTGGTGTTCTTCCTGGTGGAACTGTTCGACGCGACCGGCACGCTGATGGGCGTGGCCAATCGCGCAGGCCTGCTCAAGGCCGGCAAGATGGACCGCCTGAACAAGGCGCTGATGGCCGACAGCACTGCGATCATGGCGGGCTCGTTCCTGGGCACCTCGTCCACCACCGCGTATATCGAAAGCGCCTCGGGCGTGCAGGCAGGCGGACGTACCGGGCTGACCGCGGTGACGGTGGCCGTGCTGTTTCTCGCGGCGCTGTTCATCGCGCCGCTGGCGGGCACGGTGCCCGCGTATGCGACCGCGCCGGCGCTGCTGTATGTGTCGTGCCTGATGTTGCGCGAGCTGCTGGAAATCGACTGGAACGACGTGACCGAAGTGGTGCCCGCGGTGATGACCGCGCTGGGCATGCCCTTCACGTATTCCGTCGCCAACGGCGTGGCGTTCGGCTTCATCAGCTATGCGGCGCTCAAGCTGCTGACCGGGCGCGCACGCAGCGTGCCGGTGATGGTGTGGATCATTGCCGCCGTGTTCGTCTTCAAGTTCTACTATCTCCCGGGACACTGA
- a CDS encoding cold-shock protein, with product MQTGIVKWFNDAKGFGFIKPDAGGDDLFAHFSEIRADGFKSLQENQRVQFEVKNGPKGLQAANITPL from the coding sequence ATGCAAACCGGTATCGTCAAGTGGTTCAACGACGCCAAGGGCTTCGGCTTCATCAAGCCGGACGCGGGTGGTGACGACCTCTTCGCCCATTTCTCGGAAATCCGCGCCGACGGCTTCAAGTCGCTGCAGGAAAACCAGCGCGTGCAGTTCGAAGTCAAGAATGGCCCGAAGGGCCTGCAGGCCGCGAACATCACCCCGCTGTAA
- a CDS encoding replication protein RepA produces MPIKRSPAATGDRSVLDLDAEPSRIIVPGNENNLVPSEKFQRLFDEAQAMEREDAWQSGEVGFLSRASVQVTLPYRAPKGAPPVWTRTSGNISLMIQPGYFTQQRSERAANGRQKLVSETVSLGYPYGSYPRLMLAWIGKEIMAKKKRGEFTGTVEDRRISLGNSLSEFMYNLGIPMATGGKRGTMTLVRQQMIRLFSATIAIVQNKSTPSQNQNPNHEPLSIDRVGYLLADQLSTWWDPMQPGQGSMFESFVVLSEPFFNELVNRPVPVDMRALKALKQSPFALDVYSWLTYRFFTIQRRTEIPWEALQMQFGTETESERKFRALFRKALKDVLVVYPGAKVDADSSKALILQPSRTSVRKLG; encoded by the coding sequence ATGCCCATCAAACGCTCCCCGGCCGCCACGGGGGATCGAAGCGTCCTCGACCTGGACGCCGAACCCTCCCGCATCATTGTTCCCGGCAACGAGAACAACCTGGTTCCGTCCGAGAAATTCCAGCGCCTGTTCGACGAGGCGCAGGCGATGGAGCGCGAAGACGCCTGGCAGAGCGGCGAAGTCGGCTTCCTCAGCCGCGCCAGCGTCCAGGTCACGCTGCCCTATCGCGCGCCCAAGGGCGCGCCGCCGGTCTGGACCCGCACCAGCGGCAATATTTCGCTGATGATCCAGCCAGGCTATTTCACGCAGCAACGCTCCGAACGCGCCGCCAACGGCCGCCAGAAGCTGGTATCGGAGACGGTGTCGCTGGGGTATCCATACGGCTCCTATCCGCGCCTGATGCTGGCCTGGATCGGCAAGGAGATCATGGCGAAGAAAAAGCGCGGCGAGTTTACCGGCACGGTGGAAGACCGGCGCATTTCGCTTGGCAACTCGCTGTCCGAGTTCATGTACAACCTCGGCATCCCGATGGCCACCGGGGGCAAGCGCGGCACCATGACGCTGGTACGCCAGCAGATGATCCGCCTGTTCTCGGCGACCATCGCCATCGTGCAGAACAAGTCGACGCCAAGCCAGAACCAGAATCCCAACCACGAACCGCTGTCGATCGATCGCGTGGGCTACCTGCTGGCCGATCAGCTGTCGACCTGGTGGGATCCGATGCAGCCGGGCCAGGGCTCGATGTTCGAGAGCTTCGTGGTGCTGTCCGAGCCGTTCTTCAACGAGCTGGTCAACCGGCCCGTGCCGGTGGACATGCGCGCGCTGAAGGCGCTCAAGCAGTCGCCGTTCGCGCTCGACGTGTATTCGTGGCTGACGTACCGGTTCTTTACGATTCAGCGCCGTACCGAAATCCCCTGGGAAGCGCTGCAGATGCAGTTCGGCACGGAAACCGAAAGCGAACGCAAGTTCCGGGCGCTGTTCCGCAAGGCCCTCAAAGACGTGCTGGTGGTCTACCCCGGTGCCAAGGTGGACGCGGATTCTTCCAAGGCGCTGATCCTGCAGCCGTCACGCACCAGCGTGCGCAAGCTGGGCTGA
- a CDS encoding cold-shock protein: protein MATGTVKWFNETKGFGFITPDDGGADLFAHFSEIQGSGFKTLKDGQRVTFEVKQGPKGLQASAIKPA from the coding sequence ATGGCAACCGGTACGGTCAAGTGGTTCAACGAGACCAAGGGCTTTGGCTTCATTACCCCGGACGACGGTGGTGCAGACCTGTTCGCGCACTTCTCCGAAATCCAGGGCTCGGGCTTCAAGACCCTGAAGGACGGGCAGCGCGTGACGTTTGAAGTCAAGCAAGGCCCGAAGGGCCTGCAGGCTTCGGCGATCAAGCCGGCCTGA
- a CDS encoding AAA family ATPase, whose protein sequence is MPAKIITVFNQKGGCGKTTVSMHLAGTLGLRGARSMLVDMDEQGTATRWAAQASDERPFPASVIGLAPSGGAMHREVRKFVQDYDYIVVDCPPAVHSAAPSSALLISDLAIIPVVPSPPDLWAAVAAKTLAQHAQVQNESLLIRVMANMVQRRVSIARQAIEILGDDGDVPLLNSMIGSRSAFRECQAIGCTVHGVAGAREAVQEVDMMVDEVLSLIEQ, encoded by the coding sequence GTGCCAGCCAAAATCATTACGGTCTTTAACCAGAAAGGCGGTTGCGGCAAGACCACGGTCAGCATGCACCTTGCCGGCACGCTGGGCCTGCGCGGTGCGCGCTCCATGCTGGTCGACATGGACGAACAAGGCACTGCGACCCGGTGGGCGGCCCAGGCCAGCGATGAGCGGCCGTTCCCGGCCTCGGTGATCGGCCTCGCGCCGTCCGGCGGCGCGATGCACCGTGAGGTCCGCAAATTTGTCCAGGATTATGACTACATCGTGGTCGACTGCCCGCCAGCCGTCCATTCGGCAGCGCCCTCCAGTGCGTTGCTGATTTCCGACCTTGCGATCATTCCGGTCGTGCCTTCGCCGCCGGACCTGTGGGCCGCAGTAGCTGCCAAAACGCTTGCCCAGCATGCCCAGGTACAGAACGAATCCCTGCTGATCCGGGTGATGGCCAATATGGTCCAGCGTAGGGTGTCGATTGCGCGCCAGGCAATTGAAATTCTTGGCGACGATGGAGACGTCCCGTTGCTGAATTCGATGATCGGGTCGCGTTCGGCGTTCCGCGAATGCCAGGCGATCGGCTGCACCGTGCATGGCGTGGCCGGCGCGCGCGAGGCGGTGCAGGAAGTCGACATGATGGTCGATGAAGTGTTGTCTTTGATTGAGCAATAG
- a CDS encoding ParB/RepB/Spo0J family partition protein has protein sequence MATKLKSLKAGMLAGMAAEKSRNDTMDRFARAEAAISQHPNGLLQGRGAAETSPGFSAESLDDVGAGRQLIRIPLAQLHDNPLNARRLYDPAVVQERAASIATHGQKTPGLAAPDPARPGHYILIDGHYRKRALASAGKLEMECFVENDLSDLDFYRLSFMLNEQRSDQSALDNAIAWRQLLDEGKVQKEEEICELTGISAGTVNKTLALLRLPESVLGVMRECPSAIGIAAGYELTLYFKLAGEERTRELAARIIHDGLSSREVEAIRKQAQEGKARKVKEISRQYKIRTDSGQLLGTIKEWDSGRVMLDVQLTDRSAREALVEALKSRFGLDKTLL, from the coding sequence ATGGCTACCAAATTGAAAAGCCTGAAGGCTGGCATGCTCGCCGGCATGGCGGCCGAGAAGAGCCGAAACGATACGATGGACCGCTTCGCGCGCGCGGAAGCGGCCATTTCCCAGCATCCCAACGGCTTGCTGCAGGGCAGGGGGGCTGCCGAAACGTCCCCCGGTTTCAGCGCTGAAAGTCTCGACGACGTCGGCGCGGGCCGGCAGTTGATCCGGATTCCGCTGGCGCAGTTGCATGACAACCCGCTGAATGCGCGCCGCCTCTATGACCCCGCGGTGGTGCAGGAACGCGCCGCGTCGATCGCCACCCACGGGCAGAAGACGCCTGGCCTGGCGGCGCCGGACCCGGCGCGCCCCGGCCATTACATCCTGATCGACGGCCATTACCGCAAGCGAGCTCTGGCATCTGCCGGCAAGCTCGAAATGGAATGTTTTGTCGAGAACGACCTGAGCGACCTGGATTTCTACCGGTTGTCGTTCATGCTGAACGAGCAGCGCTCGGACCAGTCCGCGCTCGACAATGCCATTGCCTGGCGCCAGCTGCTTGACGAAGGCAAGGTCCAGAAGGAAGAAGAGATCTGCGAACTGACCGGCATCTCCGCGGGCACGGTCAACAAGACCCTCGCGCTGCTGCGCCTGCCGGAATCGGTGCTGGGCGTGATGCGTGAATGCCCGAGCGCGATCGGCATTGCCGCCGGCTACGAACTGACGCTGTACTTCAAGCTGGCGGGCGAGGAGCGTACCCGGGAGCTGGCGGCGCGGATCATCCACGACGGGCTGTCGAGCCGCGAAGTCGAGGCGATTCGCAAGCAGGCGCAGGAAGGCAAGGCGCGCAAGGTCAAGGAGATCAGCCGCCAATACAAGATCCGCACCGACAGCGGCCAGCTGCTGGGCACCATCAAGGAATGGGACTCCGGACGCGTGATGCTGGACGTGCAACTGACCGACCGCAGTGCGCGCGAGGCCCTGGTTGAAGCCCTGAAGTCGCGCTTCGGACTCGACAAGACCTTGCTCTGA
- a CDS encoding phage integrase family protein → MLPAAPSVSLTRSEFAAVRAYVQGMPAAMVVPRYLPDDTDDDDAGAESALRILLALRDRMVQLAHLHGRADLADLLLAGPGRSNRGMDRRVDALGELERLGTAAPQPQHSVELWFAPALARRLRHAEIVTLKALLDLANRRGTAWWRSVPRIGALAGTAINRWLGEHRTVFKDPDGAPLLHAHVGNRAPLQPAALSPALRQPLPLEWLREAPVNADGHTCPYSQGVTVVKAWLRAAAGSRGSTLAAYRKEAERLLLWAALERGKGLLQLNLDDRHAYLAFLASPEPASRWCGPRAPRHQAAWRPLTGPLSPASQRHSLRVLAALFRWLHDNGYPCAARWPAQSGADMATTLAAPATAPSGAPLPPDSVAAFLSWLAAQAEAGDGQRYRAAYAAILLLREQGFSLNQLSSATLRSLSSHGPAGVRGAGPGNLDNDPEAPRPGSALAPETRLALARHWQDRQLQWDSPGMEDACLIGPAATPPTGRARRKRAAEPLGGYSVRGLHALLAATLERYRERCDPAFAARSPRDLMA, encoded by the coding sequence ATGCTTCCTGCCGCGCCCTCCGTCAGCCTGACCCGCAGCGAGTTCGCCGCCGTGCGCGCCTATGTCCAGGGCATGCCGGCCGCCATGGTGGTGCCCCGCTACCTGCCCGATGACACGGACGACGACGATGCCGGGGCGGAATCGGCGCTGCGCATCCTGCTGGCCTTGCGTGACCGCATGGTCCAGCTCGCGCACCTGCACGGGCGCGCTGATCTGGCGGATCTGCTGCTGGCCGGCCCGGGGCGCTCGAATCGGGGGATGGATCGCCGGGTGGATGCGCTCGGTGAACTGGAGCGGCTCGGCACCGCGGCGCCACAGCCCCAGCACAGCGTGGAGTTGTGGTTTGCCCCTGCACTGGCGCGGCGCCTACGGCACGCCGAGATTGTGACGCTTAAAGCTCTTTTAGATCTGGCCAACCGGCGTGGTACTGCGTGGTGGCGGTCGGTGCCGCGCATTGGCGCCCTCGCCGGCACCGCCATCAACCGCTGGCTCGGCGAGCATCGCACTGTCTTCAAGGACCCGGACGGCGCGCCGCTGCTTCACGCGCACGTCGGCAACCGCGCGCCGCTGCAGCCGGCTGCGCTGAGCCCGGCGCTGCGCCAGCCGTTGCCGCTCGAGTGGCTGCGCGAGGCGCCGGTCAATGCCGACGGCCACACCTGCCCCTACAGCCAGGGCGTGACCGTGGTCAAGGCGTGGCTGCGCGCTGCCGCCGGCAGCCGGGGCAGCACCCTTGCCGCGTATCGCAAGGAGGCGGAGCGCTTATTGTTGTGGGCGGCGCTGGAGCGGGGCAAGGGGCTGTTGCAGCTGAACCTGGACGACCGCCACGCCTACCTCGCCTTCCTCGCCAGCCCGGAACCTGCCAGCCGCTGGTGCGGGCCCCGCGCGCCGCGGCACCAGGCCGCGTGGCGGCCACTGACCGGCCCGCTGAGCCCGGCCAGCCAGCGTCACAGCCTGCGCGTGCTGGCTGCCCTGTTCCGGTGGCTGCACGATAACGGCTACCCTTGCGCGGCGCGCTGGCCGGCTCAGAGCGGCGCCGACATGGCAACGACGCTGGCAGCGCCAGCGACCGCCCCGTCCGGCGCTCCGCTGCCGCCCGACAGCGTTGCCGCCTTCCTGTCATGGCTGGCGGCGCAGGCCGAAGCCGGCGACGGGCAGCGCTACCGCGCCGCGTACGCCGCCATCCTGCTGTTGCGCGAGCAAGGGTTCAGCTTGAACCAGTTGTCATCCGCGACATTGCGGTCGCTGTCATCACATGGACCCGCAGGCGTCAGGGGTGCCGGGCCGGGCAACCTCGACAATGATCCGGAAGCGCCCCGCCCCGGGAGCGCCCTTGCGCCAGAGACACGGCTTGCGCTGGCGCGCCACTGGCAGGACCGCCAGCTGCAATGGGACAGCCCGGGTATGGAAGACGCCTGCCTGATCGGGCCGGCGGCGACGCCGCCCACCGGCCGTGCCCGCCGCAAGCGCGCGGCCGAGCCTCTGGGCGGGTATTCGGTGCGCGGCCTGCATGCCTTGCTTGCCGCCACGCTGGAGCGCTACCGCGAGCGCTGCGACCCGGCATTCGCGGCACGTTCGCCTCGCGATCTGATGGCGTGA
- a CDS encoding helix-turn-helix transcriptional regulator, which yields MATILLIEPHPLLRLGLRHLLAQAHLEGDLLDIDPLAPIDSDLWLNDADLMVYGLPADPASGWSMLEQLCQRLRPQRVLVLSEQALPALPEAGLPEPVRGCVSKHCSADALDAAVRLVLAGGECFPAWNQPMPQPHAATDASAVHPAPVTAAGAARVVALRPGVDDAGHDSAAPLAQRQFAAHANAYETPSAGSHLLNITERQYEVLALLARGYPIKTVSRMLNISIATAKTHACTLYQRLHVRNKGEAVYVALQKGATLNWAGPDPVAPPARVPAPVGQAA from the coding sequence ATGGCCACCATCCTCTTGATCGAGCCTCACCCCCTCCTGCGCCTGGGTCTGCGCCACCTGCTGGCCCAGGCACACCTCGAGGGGGACCTGCTGGACATCGATCCGCTGGCACCCATCGATTCCGACCTCTGGCTCAACGATGCCGACCTGATGGTCTACGGACTGCCGGCCGACCCGGCCAGCGGCTGGTCCATGCTGGAGCAACTGTGCCAGCGGCTGCGGCCACAGCGGGTACTGGTGCTCAGCGAGCAGGCATTGCCCGCGCTGCCCGAGGCCGGGCTGCCCGAGCCGGTGCGCGGCTGCGTGTCCAAACACTGCAGCGCGGATGCGCTGGACGCGGCGGTGCGGCTGGTGCTGGCCGGCGGCGAATGCTTCCCGGCATGGAACCAGCCGATGCCGCAGCCTCACGCGGCCACGGATGCCTCCGCGGTCCATCCGGCGCCGGTCACGGCCGCCGGCGCTGCGCGGGTGGTGGCGCTGCGTCCCGGCGTGGACGATGCCGGCCACGACAGCGCGGCCCCGCTCGCGCAGCGCCAGTTCGCCGCGCACGCCAACGCGTACGAAACGCCATCGGCCGGCTCGCACCTGCTGAATATCACCGAGCGCCAGTACGAGGTCCTGGCACTGCTCGCCAGGGGCTATCCGATCAAGACCGTCAGCCGCATGCTGAACATCTCGATCGCCACGGCCAAGACGCATGCCTGCACGCTGTACCAGCGCCTGCATGTGCGCAACAAGGGCGAAGCGGTCTACGTGGCCCTGCAGAAGGGCGCCACGCTGAACTGGGCCGGGCCGGACCCGGTAGCGCCGCCGGCGCGTGTGCCGGCGCCGGTGGGCCAGGCGGCCTGA
- a CDS encoding response regulator transcription factor — translation MSTYLIASNEMMSRVLARRLHTLDLPGPITCRTPQWLQASAPAAASAATAQAATQDPPTVLDQTPAHAAAQAGAHRAPQLPPDPADIAVIDCSGLEGDPRAWLDQLHARLAPRRWLVLSDRLDPALILHAALLGASGCLALPAAVDLVCAATALVWAGGQCFPRMALSLGGARASAPSLLCATRPTTTG, via the coding sequence ATGTCGACCTACCTGATCGCCAGCAATGAAATGATGAGCCGGGTCCTGGCCCGGCGCCTGCACACGCTCGACCTGCCCGGGCCGATCACCTGCCGCACGCCGCAATGGCTGCAAGCCTCAGCGCCTGCCGCGGCAAGCGCTGCGACGGCGCAGGCCGCGACGCAGGACCCTCCGACCGTCCTCGACCAAACGCCTGCGCACGCCGCGGCGCAGGCCGGCGCGCACCGCGCCCCGCAATTGCCACCCGATCCCGCGGATATCGCGGTGATCGATTGCAGCGGCCTGGAAGGCGATCCCCGCGCCTGGCTGGACCAGCTGCACGCGCGCCTGGCGCCGCGGCGCTGGCTGGTGTTGTCGGATCGTCTCGATCCCGCGCTGATCCTGCATGCCGCTCTGCTCGGCGCCAGCGGCTGCCTGGCGTTGCCCGCGGCGGTGGACCTGGTCTGCGCGGCGACCGCGCTGGTGTGGGCCGGCGGCCAGTGTTTCCCGCGCATGGCGCTGTCGCTGGGCGGTGCCCGTGCGTCCGCGCCCTCCCTCCTTTGTGCGACCCGTCCTACAACCACCGGATGA
- a CDS encoding phosphatase PAP2 family protein, whose amino-acid sequence MSHWHLVSLFGESAYLLPCAAFLSLWLYWRGAPGSARHWVLAFAAAALLVLASKLAFLGWGIGSAALDFTGFSGHAMMAASVLPVLLYLAVPAAWRRLGWLAAGAGVGLALLVGVSRLALHAHSVSEVAGGLAVGLCVSLPFILRRTTPHGPLAMVLTSVVLATALVMPMTGTVGASHALIQQLAMLLSGRERTFQRGEWAMLSRVPGYARGHAVARPQRVPRATAPG is encoded by the coding sequence ATGAGCCACTGGCATCTCGTTTCCCTGTTCGGCGAATCCGCGTACCTGCTGCCTTGCGCCGCGTTCCTGTCGCTGTGGCTGTACTGGCGCGGCGCGCCTGGCAGCGCGCGCCACTGGGTGCTGGCGTTCGCCGCGGCCGCGCTGCTGGTGCTGGCGTCCAAGCTCGCGTTCCTGGGCTGGGGCATCGGCAGCGCGGCGCTGGACTTCACCGGCTTCTCTGGCCACGCGATGATGGCGGCGTCGGTGCTGCCGGTGCTGCTGTACCTGGCGGTGCCGGCCGCGTGGCGGCGCCTGGGCTGGCTGGCGGCGGGCGCGGGCGTGGGCCTGGCGCTGCTGGTTGGGGTGTCGCGGCTGGCGCTGCATGCGCACTCGGTGTCGGAGGTAGCGGGCGGGCTGGCGGTAGGCCTGTGCGTGAGCCTGCCGTTCATCCTGCGGCGCACCACGCCGCACGGGCCGCTGGCGATGGTGCTGACCAGCGTGGTGCTGGCCACGGCGCTGGTGATGCCGATGACCGGCACCGTGGGCGCCTCGCACGCGCTGATCCAGCAACTTGCCATGCTGCTGTCCGGGCGCGAGCGCACCTTCCAGCGCGGCGAATGGGCCATGCTCTCGCGCGTGCCCGGGTACGCCAGGGGCCACGCCGTCGCGCGCCCGCAGCGCGTGCCGAGAGCGACCGCGCCAGGCTGA